Proteins encoded together in one Benincasa hispida cultivar B227 chromosome 1, ASM972705v1, whole genome shotgun sequence window:
- the LOC120086259 gene encoding chromatin structure-remodeling complex protein BSH, which yields MKASASPHSKAPFKFRIPTAENLVPIRLDIEIDGQRFKDAFTWNPSDPDSEVVIFAKRTVKDLKLPPAFITQIAQSIQSQLTEFRSFEGQDMYSGEKIIPIKLDLRVNNTLIKDQFLWDLNNYESDPEEFSRTFCKDLGIEDPEVGPAIAVAIREQLYEIAVQNVASARESRMSKKGRRGFEHVPVSKTGGASVDLVKLFGHRSSVVRKRKDWDIYEPIVDLLSNEEVDALEAKEERTAR from the exons ATGAAAGCTTCGGCCTCACCTCACTCAAAAGCTCCTTTCAAGTTCAGGAT TCCGACTGCGGAGAATCTAGTGCCAATTCGTTTGGACATTGAAATCGACGGTCAGAGGTTCAAAGATGCTTTCACTTGGAACCCTTCTG ATCCCGATTCAGAGGTGGTGATCTTTGCAAAGAGGACAGTGAAAGATTTAAAGCTTCCTCCGGCATTTATTACACAAATTGCACAATCCATTCAA TCACAACTTACAGAATTTCGATCCTTTGAAGGTCAAGATATGTATTCTGGTGAAAAGATTATTCCAATCAAG CTTGATCTCCGAGTGAACAATACACTCATAAAGGATCAGTTTCTGTGG GACTTGAACAACTATGAGAGTGACCCTGAAGAGTTCTCCAGGACATTCTGCAAAGATTTGGGTATTGAAGACCCTGAAGTAGGA CCCGCCATTGCTGTTGCGATTAGAGAACAGCTCTATGAG ATAGCAGTGCAGAATGTTGCCTCAGCAAGAGAAAGCAGAATGAGCAAGAAGGGCCGCCGAGGGTTCGAGCATGTACCAGTAAG TAAAACTGGAGGTGCTTCGGTGGACTTGGTGAAGTTATTTGGTCATAGATCAAGTGTTGTTCG GAAAAGAAAGGACTGGGACATTTACGAACCAATTGTCGATCTTCTATCCAACGAGGAAGTAGATGCCCTTGAAGCAAAAGAAGAGAGGACTGCTCGATAA